In the Raineyella fluvialis genome, GCGGGGCGGTCGGCACCATCCTCGTCGTCGGCCTGCCCACCGTCCTCATCCCCAACTCCGTCTTCGCCCGAGCCGTCCCGGTGACCTGGTGGGCCTGGCCGACGTTGATCGTGACGGCGGTCCTGGCCGGGCTCGTGGGTGCGACCTACGTCAGGCGTGGCTCGACCTCCGCCGAGGCGCCGTCCGCCAGCCACGGGTCGAAGGCCGGGATGGCCGGTGGGTTGTTGAGCTACTTCGCCGTCGGGTGCCCGGTCTGCAACAAGATCGCCCTGCTCGCCCTGGGCTACTCCGGCGCGCTGCGCTGGTTCGCCCCGGCCCAGCCCTTCCTCGCCCTGCTGGGCATCGGTCTGCTCGCGTACGCCCTGCATCGACGGCTGCGCGGCGACATGGCCTGCGTCAGCCGATAGCTCGAGGCAGTTGCTCCCAGTCCTCGATCGGCAGCAGGTCACGGTCGAGGTCCACACCCTCCGCGGCATCCAGGAGCGTACGCAGCACCGGGTCATCCAGGGACCCGGGCCCCTCGTACACGGAGTAGTACTCGGTCAGGAACCGGGCCAGCAGGTCGGGCGCCGGGTGGGCATGCCGATCGAGTCGGATCAGGAACATCCCCGCGACCCGTCCCGCGCCGGGCTGCAGCTGGGGCTGGACGAACGCCATCGGCAGCAACCGGGCGCCGTGCCGGCCGTAGAACTGGAGCCGGGCCACCGGATCCCCGGTGCCCGGGGTCCCCGGCCACACCCGCGGGTCGTCGATCTCGGCCAGCAGCACGGCGTTCGGGCTGATTTCGGCCATCGACCCCGCCAGGTGGTCGAACAGTTGCGACCCGATCCCGCCGCCGCGGGCCGAGGAGGCCACCGCCAGGTGGCTGAGCATCAGCACCTGGCCGTCCACGTACGTCTCACACAGGTGGATGCCGAGCGGACGCCCGTCCCGCAGGAGGACCCCCGAGGGTGCGGGGTGGTCGCCGGCATAGACGCGGAGGACGTCGCCGATGCTCGGCAACTCCTCCCGCCGGAAGGAGGGGCGCAGCAGGTCGTCGTACACGGCGATGATCTCCGCCGTGGTGAGCGCCGCGAGCGGGAGGATCTTCGTGCCGGGCCCCTCGGCCACCGCCCGCACAGGCGTCGCCGGTGTCGGACGATCCGGGGCCGTGAAGGGACGTGAAGGGGACTCACGGGGGTTCACGGGGCGATCCTTCCTCTCGGCGCAGTCCTCCCCTCCACTGTGCCAGCACGCCATGCCGGGCGCCTCCGGTTTCGGGTGTTCGGCCTTGTCAGGCCGCGGGCTCTGGACGTGGGCGGCCGGTGGAGATCACCGCGATGCCCTCCAGCAGGGCCTGGCCCCCCAGCAGGAAGCCGAGGAGCTGGGTCGAGGCCAGGCCCAGGTGCAGCAGGACGAAGAGTCCCGCCAGCATCGGGACCAGTCCGCCGACGACCAGCCACCAGCGTCCGACCGGGAGTGCCCAGCCGAAGACCAGCCGGGTCAGGCCACTGCCGAGAAGCATCGCGGCGCCGACGAGGGTGAGATCCACGATGCCGAGCACGGGAAAGCGCAGCAGGATGACCAGACCGGCGACGATCAGGGCGGCCCCACCGAGCACCGACTGCCACGAGCCGGCCGATCGGGACGGGGAGAGCGTGGCCAGGAGCACCACCGTTCCGGAGACCAGGGCGAACCAGCCGATCAACCAGACCGACATCGTGGTCGCAAGGGCGGCTTCACCGAGCAGGACCAGGCCGGCAAGCACCGGCGCGATCCCCACCAGCAGGTCCCACCCGGTCGGCTTCCTCGTCGCGCTGGGGACGGCCACGATGTCCATTGCCATTGCCTCCACTCCCTCGTTCGAGCCGCTGATCTGCGTACGATCCCAGTGTCCGTCGACGGTGGGCCGTGCCGGGCACGCGCGACGGCGATCCGGCCGCTGCAGAGACCCCACTGACACGCATCCCCTGACACCGCATCCCCCTGACAACGAGATGGAACGGGCGTTGGATGGGGCCATGAAGAAGCTCATCAACGCACCGGACGCGGTGGTCGCCGACGCCCTGCGCGGCTTCGAGGCAGCGTACGCCGGTCGGGTGAAGGTCGACCACGAGCTGGCCACCGTCTACCGCGCCGACCCACCGCTGCTCGGCACGGTGGGACTGGTCTCCGGGGGCGGTTCGGGGCACGAACCGCTGCACGCCGGCTATGTCGGGCACGGCATGTTGTCGGCCGCCTGCTGCGGCCAGGTCTTCACCTCCCCGGTGCCCGAACAGGTCCTCACCGCCACCCGACGCGTCGACACCGGGGCCGGGGTCCTCCAACTGGTGAAGAACTACACGGGCGACGTGATGAACTTCGAGATGGCCGCGGAGATGGCGGCCGAGGAGGAAGGCGGCCTCGAGATCGCGACGGTGGTCCTCGACGACGATGTGGCGGTGGAGAATTCGACCTGGACCGCGGGCCGCCGCGGCACCGGTGCCACGGTGTTCGCCGAGAAGCTCGCGGGCGCGGCCGCCGAGGAGGGCCGCCCGCTCGCGGACGTCGCGGCGATCGCCCGCCGGGTCAACGAGAACGCCCGCAGCATGGGCATGGCCCTCGCCCCCTGTACGCCACCCAGCGCCGGACGGCCGAACTTCACCCTTGCCGAGGACGAGATGGAGATGGGGGTCGGGATCCACGGGGAGCCGGGCCGGGCAACCGCGCCGCTCGCCCCCGCCGCCGAGATCGCCGAGCAGCTCCTCGCGCCGATCCTCGCCGACCTCCCGTTCTCCCGCGGCGACCAGGTCCTGACGCTGGTCAACGGCATGGGCTCCACGCCCCTGATCGAGCTCTACCTGATGTATGGCGAGGTGGCCCGGATCCTCGCGGCCCACGGGATCCACGTCGCGCGGCCGTTGGTGGGCAACTTCATCACCTCACTCGACATGGCCGGCTGCTCCGTCACCCTGGTCCGCGCCGACGACGAACTCGTCCGGCTCTGGGACGCCCCGGTCGACACCCCGGCACTGCGGTGGGGGCGATGATGACCCCACCGGACGATCCGACGACCCGGGGCACCGCGGCCACGTCCCTGACCGTCGAGGGCCTGACGCGGTGGCTACGAACGTACGCCACCACGATCGCCGACCACGAGGAGCACCTCACCGAGCTCGACGCCGCGATCGGCGATGCCGACCACGGCACCAACATGGCACGTGGGATGACGTCGGTGGCTGCCCTGCTCGACGACCAGACCTTCGAGACCCTCGACGTCCTGGCCAAGAAGGTCGGAATGGCGCTGGTCAGTGCGGTGGGCGGCGCCGCCGGGCCGCTCTACGGGACCTTCTGGCTCAGGTTCGCCCAGCCGCTGGCGGGGCTGGCCACCGCAGACGCCGACCAGCTGAGCCGGGCCCTGCACGCGGCGGTCGACGGCGTACGCCAGCGCGGCAAGGCCGACGTCGGTGACAAGACGATGCTGGACGCCCTCGTGCCGGCCGTGGACGCGTACGACACCGCGATCACACAAGGGGCGGACCTGCCGGTCGCGCTGACCCGTGCGGCCGAGGCCGCCGACGCGGGATGTGCGGCGACGGTCCCCATGGTCGCCCGCAAGGGACGCGCCAGCTACCTCGGCGAGCGCAGTGCCGGTCACCAGGACCCGGGCGCGACCAGTGCCGCGCTGCTGCTGCGCGCGGCGGTGAAGTGAGACCGTCATGATCGGCATCGTCGTCGTCTCGCACAGCCGGCCACTCGCGGACGCGGCGGTGGCGCTCGCGGGCGCGACGGTGCCGACCGGGCCACGACCGGGAGTGGCGATCGCCGCGGGGATCCCCCAGCACGACGACAGCGGAACAGCCTCCCCGAGCTGGGCCTTCGGCACCGATGCCGCCGTCGTCGCGGAGGCGATCACCTCGGTCGACTCCCCGGACGGTGTCCTGGTGCTGATGGACATCGGCTCCGCGGTGATGAGCGCGCAACTGGCCACGGAGTTCCTCGGCCCGGACGTCGCCACGCACGTGCAGCTGTGCAGTGCGCCGCTGGTCGAGGGGCTGATCGCCGCGGTGGTGACGGCCGCGGGCGGTGCTCCCCTGGCCCGGGTCGCCGCCATGGCCCGCGACGGCCTGGCGGCCAAGCAGGACCTCGTCGGTGATCAGGTGACCGCGGGGACGCCCGATCCCCCCGTGCCCACGGCCGACGACGCCCGGCCGACGGTGGTGCGGGATCTCCCGGTGGTCAGCCGGATCGGGCTGCACCTGCGCCCGGTCGCCCGGCTGGTGGCGTTGGCGCAGGCGTACGACGCCGACGTCTGGCTGAGCAACCCCGGCCGCGCCTCCGTGCGAGTGCAGGCCAGCGACATCACCGAGCTCCTCGCCCTGGCGGCGACACAGGGCGACACCCTGCGACTCGAGGCCAGCGGCAGACAGGCCGAGGAGGCCGCCGCGGCGATCGGCGCCCTGGCGGCGAGTGGCTTCGGTGACCTCGACGGGGATGCGGATTTTCCGGGTCCCAGCACAGCCGCCCGGCGTAGCATCGGGGAATGAAGTCCAGCCAGAGCAGCCATGAGGTTCGCGAACAGATCGCCCGCGGGGCGTTCGAGGCGCTGGGCCCCAGTCCCAGCCAGAAGGCCGTACTCCAGGTCCAGTGCAACTCGGCCCACCACCTCGCGGGCGTGTATGCGACCGATGCCGGGCGGGTCTACCACTCGGTCCTCCACTCCACGTCGCACGGCCGCAAGGATTTCGTCGATACCGGGCATCACGCCTCGCAGAGGGGGACCGACTGGTTCGACCTCCTCGACGCGGTGCCCGGCGCCGACGTCCCGGACGAACTCCCCGCCGGCTGCGAGTGTGGCCCCTACACGTTGTCCCGGGCACAGCTCGTCCAGCAGATCGCCGACGGCGAGGGCCGCGTCATCGTCGAGTGAGGCCCACCCACCGGTACCCGAGCGTCAACAACCAAGGAGGACAGCCATGGGCTTCGCCCTGACCATCGATCTGGAACGGCCGTTCGGCGAGGTCCTGGCGGCGACCCGGGGGGCGCTGGCCGCCAGCGGGTTCGGCATCGTCAGCGAGATCGACCTGCAGAAGACGCTGCGGGACAAGATCGGCGTCGACGTCGGCGAACACGTCATCCTCGGCGCCTGCAACCCGCGGTACGCCCAGCGCGGGCTCGAGATCGAGCCGTCCCTGGGGGTGCTCCTGCCCTGCAATGTGGTCGTACGACACAGCGCCGGGCTGACCGTGGTGGAGGCCATCGACCCCGAGACGATGGTGATGGTGACGGAGAATCCCGCGATGGCGGACCTCGCCGACGAGGTCCGCCAGGCCCTCAAACAGGCCTTGGACCAGGTGTCCGCGAGCTGACGGACGGACGCGTGCGGCACCGCGTTCGATTAGCGGGGCGTTCCACCCGAGGGAGGACAATGGGTCAGGGCTCCACATCAGGGGCCCCTGATCCCAAGGACATCAGATGACCAGCGGAACCATCGTCCCCATCCTCGTCGTCGTCCTGGTCCTCCTGTTGCTGGCGGCCTCGATCCGGGTCCTGCCCGAGTACCAGCGCGGCATCGTCTTCCGCCTGGGTCGCGTACGCCCCGTCTACAACGCTGGGTTGCGCCTCCTCATCCCCTGGGTGGACCGGCTGGTCCGGGTGGACCTACGCGTCATCACCCACACCATCCCGGCCCAGGAGATCATCACCAACGACAACGTGTCCGCCCGGGTCAACGCCGTGGTGCTGTTCCGGGTGATCGATCCGGCGAAGGCGATCCTCGAGGTCGAACAGTTCCAGGTCGCCACCTCCCAGATCGCCCAGACCACACTGCGCTCACTGCTGGGCCGGGTCGACCTCGACCAGCTGCTGGCCCACCGCGAGGACCTCAACGTGGACCTACGGGCACGGATGGATGAGCGTACGAAGCCCTGGGGCGTCGAGGTGCGGGTCGTCGAGATCAAGGACGTCGAGCTGCCGGAGAGCATGCAGCGGGCGATGGCCCGCCAGGCCGAGGCCGAGCGTGAGCGGCGCGCCAAGGTGATCAATGCCCATGGCGAGCTGCAGGCATCGGAGGAGCTGCGCCGCGCGGCCGACACCCTCTCGGCGAGTCCCGCCTCGATCCAGCTGCGCTACCTGCAGACGCTGCTCGAGGTCGGCGCCGATCAGAACTCGACCATCATCTTCCCGATGCCGATCGATCTGCTGGCGCCGTTCATGGGGCAGTCCCGGACATGGCCGGTGGGCTTCGCACCCCACACCGCAGGTCCGCAGACCACCCCGGAGGACGCGCGGCAGGAGCCCGGTACAGCCTGACGGCGCCGATTGTGCCCTTGTCGTGCTTGTGGGGTAGGTCACATCGTTCTAGCTTTGGGACAGGGCGAGTCACCCGTGCGGATGCGGCCCTGAGGAGGAAGCGATGAATGCGAGGCTCTTCGGCGCGGCTGCGGTCCTGTCCG is a window encoding:
- a CDS encoding HPr family phosphocarrier protein, encoding MIGIVVVSHSRPLADAAVALAGATVPTGPRPGVAIAAGIPQHDDSGTASPSWAFGTDAAVVAEAITSVDSPDGVLVLMDIGSAVMSAQLATEFLGPDVATHVQLCSAPLVEGLIAAVVTAAGGAPLARVAAMARDGLAAKQDLVGDQVTAGTPDPPVPTADDARPTVVRDLPVVSRIGLHLRPVARLVALAQAYDADVWLSNPGRASVRVQASDITELLALAATQGDTLRLEASGRQAEEAAAAIGALAASGFGDLDGDADFPGPSTAARRSIGE
- a CDS encoding slipin family protein translates to MTSGTIVPILVVVLVLLLLAASIRVLPEYQRGIVFRLGRVRPVYNAGLRLLIPWVDRLVRVDLRVITHTIPAQEIITNDNVSARVNAVVLFRVIDPAKAILEVEQFQVATSQIAQTTLRSLLGRVDLDQLLAHREDLNVDLRARMDERTKPWGVEVRVVEIKDVELPESMQRAMARQAEAERERRAKVINAHGELQASEELRRAADTLSASPASIQLRYLQTLLEVGADQNSTIIFPMPIDLLAPFMGQSRTWPVGFAPHTAGPQTTPEDARQEPGTA
- a CDS encoding GNAT family N-acetyltransferase gives rise to the protein MNPRESPSRPFTAPDRPTPATPVRAVAEGPGTKILPLAALTTAEIIAVYDDLLRPSFRREELPSIGDVLRVYAGDHPAPSGVLLRDGRPLGIHLCETYVDGQVLMLSHLAVASSARGGGIGSQLFDHLAGSMAEISPNAVLLAEIDDPRVWPGTPGTGDPVARLQFYGRHGARLLPMAFVQPQLQPGAGRVAGMFLIRLDRHAHPAPDLLARFLTEYYSVYEGPGSLDDPVLRTLLDAAEGVDLDRDLLPIEDWEQLPRAIG
- a CDS encoding DUF302 domain-containing protein; translated protein: MGFALTIDLERPFGEVLAATRGALAASGFGIVSEIDLQKTLRDKIGVDVGEHVILGACNPRYAQRGLEIEPSLGVLLPCNVVVRHSAGLTVVEAIDPETMVMVTENPAMADLADEVRQALKQALDQVSAS
- the dhaK gene encoding dihydroxyacetone kinase subunit DhaK, with the translated sequence MKKLINAPDAVVADALRGFEAAYAGRVKVDHELATVYRADPPLLGTVGLVSGGGSGHEPLHAGYVGHGMLSAACCGQVFTSPVPEQVLTATRRVDTGAGVLQLVKNYTGDVMNFEMAAEMAAEEEGGLEIATVVLDDDVAVENSTWTAGRRGTGATVFAEKLAGAAAEEGRPLADVAAIARRVNENARSMGMALAPCTPPSAGRPNFTLAEDEMEMGVGIHGEPGRATAPLAPAAEIAEQLLAPILADLPFSRGDQVLTLVNGMGSTPLIELYLMYGEVARILAAHGIHVARPLVGNFITSLDMAGCSVTLVRADDELVRLWDAPVDTPALRWGR
- the dhaL gene encoding dihydroxyacetone kinase subunit DhaL, encoding MMTPPDDPTTRGTAATSLTVEGLTRWLRTYATTIADHEEHLTELDAAIGDADHGTNMARGMTSVAALLDDQTFETLDVLAKKVGMALVSAVGGAAGPLYGTFWLRFAQPLAGLATADADQLSRALHAAVDGVRQRGKADVGDKTMLDALVPAVDAYDTAITQGADLPVALTRAAEAADAGCAATVPMVARKGRASYLGERSAGHQDPGATSAALLLRAAVK
- a CDS encoding HdeD family acid-resistance protein, which gives rise to MAMDIVAVPSATRKPTGWDLLVGIAPVLAGLVLLGEAALATTMSVWLIGWFALVSGTVVLLATLSPSRSAGSWQSVLGGAALIVAGLVILLRFPVLGIVDLTLVGAAMLLGSGLTRLVFGWALPVGRWWLVVGGLVPMLAGLFVLLHLGLASTQLLGFLLGGQALLEGIAVISTGRPRPEPAA